The sequence catgccacaGATTCTTCTTTGTCACTCGCCAACTTTTCTCTATCTTTACCTTttcctgaaatattaaacatagaaaaagtaagtataaacatataccCAATAAGGAACCCagctactagtcccgctagatGTCTGataactttccattagagttCTGTAAAGAAGTatccctgaactggcacgttcccaaacacatGCAATCTGTGATCCAGTAGAAAtatatctggtcttcggtgaacccaaaggaacacctaggacaaactggtctttagtgtacccgatgaaaacactaagacaatcgggttgtgagtgatcccgtcaaatcactcgtaatcatgtctatgtcatattGGACTGGTGATCTCGTCAGACtatagtcataaaaaggtgatcctgagggacacccatgtggttATGACTCTAATAaataaagttaacagaacgttcatccatagcatgtacataatataacatcataaacatgacatgagtattaatcttaacgtcattaatcatgtgattaatatacactacaagaaacgggggtactcccgacgcaccaatacgtcggcgaaaatgcaaagtacgtcggaaaaggatatcccgacgtacaaaacggcgtcgggaagcacgtcgggagaaatgcgttgcgagaggctttcccgacgccgtaccaaagcagcgtcgggaaaggctttcccgacgccgggagatgcgtcggcatatcccgcgtcgggaaaacctttcccgacgccgtctatgccgacgcatctcacggcgtcgggaaagcctattttccgacgtttttttcccgacgtaatgaacgtcgggaaatatttttttatatattttttaaaatattttatttttacttttttccttataatattttgctcaaacattcacaatgatgttcagattgctcaaaaaaatttcgcgacgttttggattaaattaaaataaattaataaatatacaaacacaaattaaaaaaatagaattaaaattaataatacgaataagttgactacaacaaaatatagttctcaatatagaaaaaacataaacataatgaagctagggatcatgtggtggtccctgttgtgcacgagttaggtcttcaatcatctttttcatagcttccacttgtgaagctaatgcttggtgatttctatcttgtacttcaatccgttccaaagcttcatgaagtttagcttgtaattcaatctctttttgtgtggactgtgaacaagatgtcgacgaactgcttgcacttgccgttctgcgggccttcggcttgggtccccaaccaaggccttttgagtagcctggtcgtctacccaacacctgatcgcatatctcatcctcagagagtggctgactaccctctgggataggctgggattggagttccagcatttgattctgcaacaaatttaaaaattatgttaggtaacgcgcaaaaatatataataaaagtggataattaataagggtataacttacatgcgcatcctcggcggcttgcgacacgaatgtcccagctcgaacgtgtgtttcccggaacaattccacacgatcgaccggctgccctcttctttcagcgagctcatgctgtcgttgtagaaacgacttggacccgctactatgattgtaaggctgcttctgtctagcagccttgtttgtccgtgattgctcctgcattaaaacaattatattgtttatttcttatacatataaaaacttgttatcataattaatcatgacaaatacctggaatgcacggctgatataatggtcgcagaggaagtgtcaatcctcatcacgtccaaccaatgcgtttggtgggttggcacgagcctcctccgggtcgctgtactttttgaaatgtttatgacagtcggcccggaactctttaaaggtcgtgagcatctgatgctcaacaaacctgttcattgcttgatcattgaaatcaagcacaaagaatcgctgcacattacaaacataacacattagattggctaaagttagatatgtttcaaatgaaatcatatataaatgtgtagtgcatttaattacctggaggtcgcccttgacgacctcaatgtattctcttccaacgtccgtccacttaagacagcggacgggaaatgtctttcgcacgcacacgcctatcgcctggctgaagcgaacggcgtgtggagaaataggcttctccgctccaggggcgatcgtcatcggaatgcgcccatttattgcaacgtggcgctctaactccaagagtcgagactgcgcacgtctcctaggagtcggagtcgtttgttgagaagaagactctgctcaataaatagacaataacatataaagttagaaaaaagaacatgaaa comes from Cucumis melo cultivar AY chromosome 12, USDA_Cmelo_AY_1.0, whole genome shotgun sequence and encodes:
- the LOC127144267 gene encoding uncharacterized protein LOC127144267, producing MRIDTSSATIISAVHSRSNHGQTRLLDRSSLTIIVAGPSRFYNDSMSSLKEEGSRSIVWNCSGKHTFELGHSCRKPPRMRIIKCWNSNPSLSQRVVSHSLRMRYAIRCWVDDQATQKALVGDPSRRPAERQVQAVRRHLVHSPHKKRLNYKLNFMKLWNGLKYKIEITKH